From Spiroplasma monobiae MQ-1, a single genomic window includes:
- the atpG gene encoding ATP synthase F1 subunit gamma encodes MPNLSELKTEISNIKDIGKITGAMELVATAKLKKISKRMGNIQTYLDEVYEVFNYIISHSEDSIYLKKQNQKPANTLWIVIGSNLGLCGGYNSNVFKVLKPLINKKADSVVAIGSKVVNFCKSNGINVKEEFTNIDVDFSNEHSRKIAVNLLDYFIKKEFEEIKIVYTKFINNVTFEPKVLDMFPIEKKIEDKESHEDVILEPDPETVLTTSVSMYLNTILFGTVIESQVSEQASRRMAMEAANKNGKELSENLSVMFNRKRQENITQEISEIIGGANAQNED; translated from the coding sequence ATGCCAAATTTAAGTGAACTAAAAACCGAAATAAGTAATATAAAAGATATTGGAAAAATAACAGGAGCAATGGAATTAGTTGCAACTGCAAAATTAAAAAAAATATCTAAAAGAATGGGAAACATTCAAACCTACTTAGATGAAGTTTATGAAGTTTTTAATTATATTATTTCTCACTCTGAGGATTCAATATATTTAAAAAAGCAAAACCAAAAACCAGCAAATACTTTATGAATTGTTATTGGATCTAACCTGGGATTATGTGGAGGTTACAATTCAAATGTTTTTAAAGTATTGAAACCTTTAATAAATAAAAAAGCAGATAGTGTTGTTGCTATTGGTTCAAAGGTTGTCAACTTTTGTAAATCAAATGGTATTAACGTTAAAGAGGAATTTACAAACATTGATGTAGATTTTTCAAACGAACATTCTAGAAAAATCGCCGTTAACTTATTGGATTACTTTATAAAAAAAGAATTTGAAGAAATAAAAATTGTATACACAAAATTTATTAACAACGTTACTTTTGAACCGAAAGTTTTAGATATGTTTCCGATAGAAAAAAAAATAGAAGATAAAGAATCACATGAAGATGTAATCTTAGAACCAGATCCAGAAACAGTTTTAACAACAAGTGTTTCAATGTATTTAAACACAATTTTATTTGGCACTGTAATTGAATCACAAGTTTCAGAACAAGCAAGTAGAAGAATGGCTATGGAAGCTGCAAATAAAAATGGTAAAGAGCTTTCAGAAAATTTAAGTGTTATGTTTAATAGAAAAAGACAAGAGAACATTACACAAGAAATCAGTGAAATCATTGGTGGAGCGAATGCTCAAAATGAAGATTAG
- a CDS encoding MG406 family protein yields the protein MELNRGEIVLFKNKKTIISLSLISMILVLLTILTLLKVIDYTFITGYLLGTCFVYLSFIFMNLSIKNLTINLNPFNFIFFSILRIGFYIVPFLISIYLPIAFNVYGLLIAFVINWIPSIFLKSKSK from the coding sequence ATGGAACTTAATAGGGGTGAAATTGTGTTGTTTAAAAATAAAAAAACAATTATAAGCTTATCTCTAATTTCAATGATTCTAGTTTTATTAACCATTCTTACTTTATTGAAAGTTATTGATTATACATTTATTACAGGTTATCTTTTAGGGACTTGTTTTGTGTATTTATCATTTATATTTATGAATTTATCTATAAAAAACTTGACTATAAACTTAAACCCATTTAATTTTATATTTTTTTCAATATTAAGAATTGGATTCTACATCGTTCCATTCCTTATAAGTATTTATTTACCAATTGCATTCAATGTCTACGGATTGCTAATTGCTTTTGTTATAAATTGAATTCCTTCAATTTTTTTAAAAAGTAAAAGTAAGTAA
- the atpD gene encoding F0F1 ATP synthase subunit beta, which yields MTEKTTQGKVVQVMGPVVDVKFKQEDMPKLYNTIELDNNGTKLVLEVVQHIGDDLVRTIAMGPTEGLIRGVIGTNTGSPISVPVGEKVLGRMFNVLGDPIDDKPEVEGERMPIHRLAPSYDELATSAEILETGIKVVDLMMPFAKGGKIGLFGGAGVGKTVLVQELINNVAKAHGGISVFAGVGERTREGNDLYFEMIDAGVIDKTSLVFGQMNEPPGARMRVALTGLTIAEYFRDVKNQDVLLFIDNIFRFTQAGSEVSALLGRMPSAVGYQPTLATEMGALQERITSTQKGSITSVQAVYVPADDLTDPAPATTFAHLDARVVLDRTIASLGIYPAIDPLNSSSRMLDPQIVGENHYQIALKVQETLQKYKELQSIIAILGMEELSEEDKIVVNRARKIRNFMSQPFTVGEKFTGRSGKYVPVSETISSFDSILKGELDHIPEVLFMYAGSVKEVIERYSDKK from the coding sequence ATGACAGAAAAAACTACACAAGGTAAAGTCGTTCAAGTAATGGGACCTGTTGTTGACGTTAAGTTTAAACAAGAGGATATGCCAAAACTTTACAACACAATCGAACTAGACAACAATGGAACTAAATTAGTTTTAGAAGTTGTTCAACACATTGGGGATGACTTGGTTAGAACCATAGCTATGGGTCCAACTGAAGGTTTGATTAGAGGTGTTATTGGAACAAATACAGGAAGCCCAATCAGTGTACCTGTTGGTGAAAAGGTTTTGGGAAGAATGTTTAATGTTCTTGGTGATCCAATTGATGACAAACCCGAAGTTGAAGGTGAAAGAATGCCTATTCACAGACTTGCACCAAGTTATGATGAACTTGCTACTTCTGCTGAAATTTTGGAAACTGGAATTAAAGTTGTTGACTTAATGATGCCCTTTGCTAAAGGTGGAAAAATTGGATTATTTGGTGGAGCTGGAGTTGGTAAAACAGTTTTGGTTCAAGAATTAATTAATAACGTTGCCAAAGCTCATGGTGGAATTTCTGTTTTTGCTGGAGTTGGTGAAAGAACAAGAGAAGGTAATGACCTTTACTTTGAAATGATAGATGCTGGTGTTATTGATAAAACTTCATTGGTATTTGGGCAAATGAATGAACCTCCCGGAGCAAGAATGAGAGTTGCTCTAACTGGTTTAACAATTGCAGAATATTTTAGAGATGTTAAAAATCAAGATGTTCTATTATTTATTGATAACATTTTTAGATTCACTCAAGCTGGTTCAGAAGTATCTGCTCTACTTGGTAGAATGCCTTCGGCTGTTGGTTATCAACCAACACTTGCAACTGAGATGGGAGCGCTTCAAGAAAGAATTACTTCAACTCAAAAGGGTTCAATTACATCTGTTCAAGCAGTTTATGTTCCTGCCGATGATTTAACTGACCCGGCACCAGCAACAACTTTTGCACACTTAGATGCAAGAGTTGTTCTTGATAGAACAATTGCTTCATTAGGAATTTATCCAGCTATTGATCCATTGAACTCAAGTTCAAGAATGTTAGATCCACAAATCGTTGGAGAAAATCATTATCAAATAGCCTTAAAGGTTCAAGAAACTTTACAAAAATATAAAGAACTTCAATCAATAATTGCTATTCTTGGTATGGAAGAACTTTCAGAAGAAGATAAAATTGTTGTTAATAGAGCTAGAAAAATTAGAAACTTCATGTCACAACCATTTACTGTTGGAGAAAAATTCACTGGTAGAAGCGGAAAATATGTTC
- a CDS encoding F0F1 ATP synthase subunit C has translation MFLTVSEDHPDSIAIGLKLLGAGLTGTGMIGASVGQGMVGYGACIAIGRNPETAPKITSTLIITAGFCESGAIYALVVAILLIFVA, from the coding sequence ATGTTTTTAACTGTGTCTGAGGATCATCCAGATTCAATAGCAATAGGATTAAAATTATTGGGTGCAGGTCTTACTGGAACAGGTATGATCGGAGCGTCAGTTGGACAAGGTATGGTTGGTTATGGTGCTTGTATCGCAATTGGTAGAAACCCAGAAACAGCACCAAAAATTACTTCAACATTAATTATTACAGCAGGATTTTGTGAATCTGGAGCTATCTATGCTTTAGTTGTTGCTATCTTGTTAATCTTTGTGGCATAA
- a CDS encoding F0F1 ATP synthase subunit delta gives MLKQSLINNWATAICEIAKEENKVQTFTETLEDLSKIFESNEEAIIFLSNKFIPLEKRINFVDDIFKKEIDVLILNCLKLIVERESFSSVNYILQSTIKKLWESLEIKKGIVYSTIEIDKKFISIMEEKINKKINQKIKLENKIDNSLIAGIRIEVANNVFDYSLKGKVEDMKNSILENRK, from the coding sequence ATGTTGAAACAATCTTTAATTAACAACTGAGCAACTGCAATTTGTGAAATTGCAAAAGAGGAAAATAAAGTTCAAACATTTACAGAAACATTAGAGGACTTGAGTAAAATTTTTGAGTCTAATGAAGAAGCTATAATTTTTTTATCAAATAAATTTATACCTTTAGAAAAAAGAATAAATTTTGTTGATGATATCTTTAAAAAAGAAATTGATGTATTAATTTTAAACTGTTTGAAATTAATAGTGGAGAGAGAAAGTTTCTCATCAGTAAATTATATTTTACAGTCAACTATTAAAAAACTTTGAGAGAGTTTGGAAATTAAAAAGGGAATAGTTTATTCTACAATTGAAATTGATAAAAAATTTATTTCAATAATGGAAGAAAAAATAAACAAAAAGATTAATCAAAAAATCAAATTAGAAAATAAAATAGACAACTCATTAATTGCAGGAATAAGAATTGAAGTTGCCAACAATGTTTTTGACTATTCTTTAAAAGGAAAAGTTGAAGATATGAAAAATAGTATTTTAGAAAATAGAAAATAG
- a CDS encoding F0F1 ATP synthase subunit A → MFLADEEGMMDVWNKITPQLLSILLTCIIICTFCIVYNVKIRNYKEDKKLTGFLVLTEMFITKVENMVVTIMGKAHRKLTPYIMYLFMYIMVSSIVALIGIEPLTSSYTVTFSMAIVTFLGIYYYGLRYQKLAFFKRYYNPIEIIGQFVPLISLSFRLFGNILGGSILLGLLYGMMLNLQGNIFYPSGPGMEWDNKLSYWWSGFNIFTVISLPWLHLYFDLFDGAIQSIVFSMLTLSYWSGAKNGESANEGKEKLER, encoded by the coding sequence ATGTTCCTTGCTGATGAAGAAGGTATGATGGATGTTTGAAATAAAATAACACCTCAACTTTTATCTATCCTATTAACTTGCATTATAATTTGTACATTTTGTATAGTTTATAATGTTAAGATCAGAAACTATAAAGAGGATAAAAAACTCACAGGCTTTTTAGTTTTAACGGAAATGTTTATTACGAAAGTGGAAAACATGGTTGTTACAATTATGGGAAAAGCTCACAGAAAATTAACACCATATATTATGTATTTATTTATGTACATAATGGTTTCTTCGATAGTTGCTTTAATTGGAATAGAGCCTTTAACTAGTTCTTATACAGTAACATTCTCAATGGCGATAGTTACTTTTTTAGGAATTTATTATTATGGATTGAGATATCAGAAACTAGCTTTCTTTAAAAGGTATTATAATCCAATAGAAATTATTGGACAATTTGTTCCATTAATTTCACTATCATTCAGGTTATTTGGAAATATTCTTGGAGGATCAATTCTATTAGGTTTACTTTATGGAATGATGTTAAATCTTCAAGGTAACATATTTTACCCAAGTGGTCCTGGAATGGAATGAGATAACAAATTAAGTTACTGATGATCAGGATTTAATATATTTACAGTTATTTCGCTTCCGTGATTACATTTATACTTTGACTTGTTTGACGGAGCAATTCAATCAATTGTCTTTTCAATGTTAACTCTTTCATATTGATCTGGAGCCAAAAATGGTGAAAGTGCAAATGAAGGAAAAGAAAAATTAGAAAGATAA
- the upp gene encoding uracil phosphoribosyltransferase, with the protein MAFTIIKHPLILDKLTRMRREETSSKDFRENLNEIGQLMVYEIFRDVPLTEIDIKTPVVETKGFTLDIPVVLVPIIRAGLGMTEGIQRLVPTSRIAHIGLYRDEETLEPVQYFAKTTKDIESSYVIVVDPMLATGGSASKAIEIAKSWGAKQIKFVCLVAVQEGVDRIIKDHPDVDIYTASLDPILNDRGYIVPGLGDAGDRIFGTK; encoded by the coding sequence ATGGCATTTACAATTATAAAACACCCCTTAATTCTTGATAAATTAACAAGAATGAGAAGAGAAGAAACATCATCAAAAGACTTTAGAGAAAATCTAAATGAAATAGGTCAATTAATGGTATATGAAATATTTAGAGACGTACCTTTAACTGAAATAGATATTAAAACACCTGTTGTTGAGACTAAGGGTTTCACTCTTGATATACCTGTGGTTTTGGTTCCTATTATCAGGGCTGGTTTGGGTATGACTGAAGGAATACAAAGATTAGTTCCTACTTCAAGAATTGCTCACATAGGACTTTATAGGGATGAAGAAACTTTAGAGCCTGTTCAATACTTTGCAAAAACTACAAAAGATATTGAATCAAGTTATGTTATTGTTGTTGACCCTATGTTGGCAACTGGTGGTAGCGCATCAAAAGCTATAGAAATTGCAAAAAGTTGAGGAGCAAAACAAATAAAATTTGTTTGTCTTGTTGCTGTTCAAGAGGGTGTGGATAGAATAATTAAAGACCATCCGGATGTAGATATTTACACAGCTAGTTTGGACCCTATTTTAAATGATCGTGGATATATTGTTCCTGGTCTTGGTGATGCTGGAGATAGAATATTTGGTACAAAATAG
- the atpA gene encoding F0F1 ATP synthase subunit alpha, translated as MSLKINEISEVIKKQIKEYGKQVIESQEGTVASIGDGVALLFGLDDVMMGELLIFSKDIYGMALNLEEGAVGAVIIGDDSKIRQGDKVTRTGKVVETPVGDQLLGRVLNGIGMPIDGNGPLNNEKFSPVEKMASGVMSRKSVNEPMETGVLAIDSIIPIGKGQRELIIGDRQTGKTAIAIDAIINQQGKNVKCVYVAIGQKESTVAQVVEKLKQAGAMEYTTVISASASESSPMQYISPYTGVSIAEEWMSKGDDVLIVYDDLSKHAIAYRTLALLLRRPPGREAYPGDVFYLHSRLLERAARVNENFGGGSITALPIIETQAGDISAYIPTNVISITDGQIFLSEQLFNSGIRPAVDTGLSVSRVGSSAQIKAVKQVAGTLKLELAQYYELQSFAKFGSDLDETTKETLSHGQKIVELLKQRQYKPISQIDQSIILLAIKERIIKWLPLNEMVNFKEEIINHFENDKDAKALRKLLTTEKEFSDKLYSDIKSQIITILKVMTSKIKGYEAADFGKIEEFNKLK; from the coding sequence ATGTCACTTAAAATAAATGAAATATCTGAAGTTATCAAAAAACAAATAAAAGAATATGGTAAACAAGTTATTGAATCACAAGAAGGTACTGTTGCAAGTATCGGTGATGGTGTTGCTCTATTATTCGGCTTAGATGATGTAATGATGGGTGAACTTTTAATTTTCTCAAAAGATATTTATGGAATGGCACTTAATTTAGAAGAGGGTGCTGTTGGTGCTGTTATCATTGGTGATGATTCAAAAATTCGCCAAGGTGATAAAGTAACCAGAACTGGAAAAGTGGTTGAAACACCAGTTGGAGATCAATTACTTGGAAGGGTTTTAAATGGTATTGGAATGCCAATTGATGGAAATGGTCCTTTGAATAATGAAAAATTTTCACCAGTTGAAAAAATGGCCTCGGGAGTTATGTCAAGAAAATCAGTTAACGAACCAATGGAAACAGGAGTTCTTGCTATAGACTCAATCATTCCAATTGGAAAAGGTCAAAGAGAATTGATTATTGGAGATAGACAAACAGGTAAAACTGCGATCGCAATTGATGCGATAATTAATCAACAAGGTAAAAATGTTAAGTGTGTATATGTTGCAATTGGACAAAAAGAATCAACAGTTGCACAAGTTGTTGAGAAATTAAAACAAGCTGGAGCAATGGAATACACAACAGTTATTTCTGCTTCTGCAAGTGAGTCATCTCCTATGCAATACATTTCACCTTATACAGGAGTATCGATTGCTGAAGAGTGAATGTCAAAAGGTGATGATGTTTTAATTGTGTATGATGATTTATCAAAACATGCAATTGCTTACAGAACTTTGGCTTTACTTTTAAGAAGGCCACCGGGTCGTGAAGCATATCCTGGAGATGTTTTCTACTTACACTCAAGATTGCTTGAAAGAGCTGCAAGAGTGAATGAAAATTTTGGAGGGGGAAGTATCACTGCACTTCCCATTATTGAAACTCAAGCTGGGGATATCTCTGCCTACATTCCTACAAATGTTATTTCAATTACAGACGGACAAATATTTTTATCAGAACAATTATTTAACTCAGGTATAAGACCTGCTGTAGACACTGGTTTATCGGTTTCAAGAGTTGGATCATCAGCTCAAATAAAAGCTGTTAAGCAAGTGGCGGGGACTTTAAAACTCGAGCTGGCACAATATTATGAATTACAATCATTTGCAAAATTTGGAAGTGACTTAGATGAAACTACAAAAGAAACTTTAAGTCATGGTCAAAAAATTGTTGAGTTATTAAAACAAAGACAGTACAAACCAATTTCACAAATTGATCAATCAATAATATTATTGGCTATAAAAGAAAGAATTATAAAATGGTTACCACTAAATGAAATGGTTAATTTTAAAGAAGAAATAATAAACCACTTCGAAAATGACAAAGATGCGAAAGCATTAAGGAAATTATTAACAACAGAAAAAGAGTTTAGCGATAAACTTTATTCTGACATTAAATCACAAATCATAACTATTTTAAAAGTTATGACATCAAAAATAAAAGGTTATGAAGCAGCTGATTTTGGTAAGATAGAAGAATTTAATAAATTAAAATAG
- the atpF gene encoding F0F1 ATP synthase subunit B encodes MLLVAGVPNIIEGLFPNLANFIAHILSTIVILILLTKLVYKPFREMIKERRKKINELLDDAAAKQAKANRNNKEASKFLDSAKEESKQIINTAKLSADTLKLEIIENARTEASNIQTHAKKAIDFERNEMQEQLRQEVIDLAFVAAEKLMNENISKEKNEKMIEDFIKGLD; translated from the coding sequence ATGCTTTTAGTAGCAGGAGTTCCTAATATTATAGAAGGACTTTTTCCTAACTTAGCTAATTTTATTGCACATATTTTATCAACAATAGTTATTTTGATATTGCTAACAAAATTAGTTTACAAACCTTTTAGGGAAATGATCAAAGAACGCAGAAAAAAAATTAATGAGCTGTTAGATGATGCTGCTGCAAAACAAGCAAAAGCTAACAGAAACAATAAAGAGGCTTCTAAGTTTTTAGATTCTGCAAAAGAGGAATCTAAACAAATCATTAACACAGCAAAACTTTCGGCAGATACATTAAAATTAGAAATAATTGAAAATGCGAGAACTGAGGCAAGCAACATTCAAACTCACGCTAAAAAAGCGATTGACTTTGAAAGAAATGAAATGCAAGAACAATTAAGACAAGAAGTTATTGACCTAGCATTTGTTGCAGCTGAAAAATTAATGAATGAAAATATTTCAAAAGAAAAAAATGAAAAAATGATTGAAGACTTTATAAAAGGTTTAGATTAA